The following coding sequences lie in one Epinephelus lanceolatus isolate andai-2023 chromosome 24, ASM4190304v1, whole genome shotgun sequence genomic window:
- the LOC117255705 gene encoding thymosin beta-12: protein MSDKPDVSEVTSFDKTKLKKTETQEKNPLPTKEIIEQEKASS, encoded by the exons ATGAGTGACAAGCCTGACGTGTCAGAGGTGACCAGCTTCGACAAGACCAAGCTAAAGAAGACGGAGACGCAGGAGAAGAATCCCCTGCCTACAAAAGAAA TTATCGAACAGGAGAAAGCCTCGTCGTGA